From Nerophis lumbriciformis linkage group LG13, RoL_Nlum_v2.1, whole genome shotgun sequence, one genomic window encodes:
- the desma gene encoding desmin a, whose protein sequence is MSKSYSSSAQTASSYRRTFGSGVGSTPMSSLFSTHGGGRSSGSSKSTRVYEVKSSGVPSFSSYRVSSGGAGMGASTAMRSYGEKLDFNLADAMNQDFLSTRTNEKAELQHLNDRFASYIEKVRFLEQQNAALTVEIEHLKGREGPGRVAEMFEEEMRELRRQIEAASNQRARVEVERDNLADDLQKLKLRLQEEIHQKEEAENNLSAFRADVDNATLARLDLERRIESLQEEIAFLKKIHEEEIRELQSQMQDTQVQIQMDMSKPDLTAALRDIRMQYEGIAAKNISEAEDWYKSKVTDLNTAVSKNNDALRQAKQDSMEYRHQIQSYTCEIDSLKGTNESLLRQMRDMEDRMGREASGYQDTITRLEEDIAKMKDDMARHLREYQDLLNVKMALDIEIATYRKLLEGEESRITTTGPVQSAYSSIGFRETSPEFQPQRSSETHSKKTVLIKTIETRDGEVVSESTQHQQDIM, encoded by the exons ATGAGCAAGTCCTATTCCTCCTCGGCCCAGACGGCCTCGTCATACCGCCGCACCTTTGGTTCTGGCGTTGGTTCAACCCCCATGTCTTCCCTCTTCTCCACTCACGGAGGTGGCCGCAGTTCAGGATCGAGTAAGTCTACTCGAGTCTATGAGGTGAAGAGCAGTGGCGTTCCCTCCTTTTCAAGCTACAGGGTCTCATCCGGGGGCGCCGGCATGGGCGCCTCCACAGCCATGCGCTCCTACGGCGAGAAACTCGACTTCAACCTGGCCGACGCCATGAACCAAGACTTCCTCAGCACAAGGACCAACGAGAAGGCCGAGCTTCAGCATCTCAACGACCGCTTTGCCAGCTACATTGAGAAAGTCCGTTTCCTGGAGCAGCAGAACGCGGCGCTGACCGTGGAGATCGAGCACCTGAAGGGCCGCGAGGGACCCGGCCGCGTGGCCGAGATGTTCGAGGAGGAAATGAGGGAGCTGAGGAGGCAGATAGAAGCTGCGTCCAACCAGCGCGCCCGTGTGGAGGTGGAGAGAGACAACCTGGCTGACGACCTGCAGAAGCTGAAGCTCAG ACTACAGGAGGAGATTCACCAGAAGGAAGAAGCCGAGAACAACTTATCTGCCTTCAGAGCC GACGTGGACAACGCTACTCTGGCCAGGCTGGACCTGGAGAGACGCATTGAAAGTCTGCAAGAAGAAATTGCATTCCTCAAGAAGATACATGAGGAG GAGATCCGTGAGCTGCAGAGCCAGATGCAGGACACGCAGGTGCAGATCCAGATGGACATGTCCAAACCCGACTTGACCGCCGCTCTGAGGGACATCCGCATGCAGTACGAGGGTATCGCGGCCAAGAACATCTCAGAGGCCGAGGACTGGTACAAGTCTAAG GTCACGGATCTGAACACGGCCGTCTCAAAGAACAACGATGCCCTGCGTCAAGCCAAACAGGACAGCATGGAGTACAGACACCAGATCCAGTCCTACACCTGTGAGATTGACTCACTCAAGGGAACA AACGAGTCTCTGCTGCGCCAGATGAGGGACATGGAGGACCGCATGGGTCGCGAGGCTTCCGGATACCAGGACACCATTACCCGTCTGGAGGAGGACATTGCCAAGATGAAG GACGACATGGCCCGTCACCTGAGGGAGTACCAGGACCTGCTCAATGTGAAGATGGCTCTGGACATTGAGATCGCCACCTACCGCAAGCTGCTGGAGGGCGAGGAGAGCAG GATCACCACCACCGGTCCGGTCCAGTCTGCCTACTCTTCCATTGGATTCAGAG AGACCAGCCCTGAATTTCAGCCTCAGCGCTCCTCTGAGACCCACTCAAAGAAGACTGTGCTCATTAAGACCATCGAGACCCGCGATGGCGAG